One Roseomonas gilardii subsp. gilardii genomic region harbors:
- the odhB gene encoding 2-oxoglutarate dehydrogenase complex dihydrolipoyllysine-residue succinyltransferase, giving the protein MSDILVPTLGESVSTATVARWLKKAGEAVKADEPLVELETDKVTVEVNAPEAGVLEAIAADEGAEVEVGALLGSIAAGSGAAAAKPAAAPAAPAAPKVEEPRPASGPVSRPGGVETPTKASEHAPLPAAAKMMAEKGVSAEQIGAGTAKDGRISKGDVQAFLSRPVSEPSKPAAPKAPRAPQAGEERVKMTRLRKTIANRLKEAQNTAAMLTTFNEVDMSAVMALRAEYKDAFEKKQGTKLGFMSFFVKACVAALQEWPAVNAEIDGDDVVYKNFVNMGIAVGGPNGLVVPVLRNAQDLSFAEIEKAIAGFGKRARDGSLKLDELAGGSFTITNGGIYGSLMSTPILNPPQSGILGMHKIQERPMVVGGKIEIRPMMYLALSYDHRIVDGKEAVSFLVRVKEGIEDPRRLMLGV; this is encoded by the coding sequence ATGAGCGATATCCTGGTCCCCACCCTGGGTGAGAGCGTCAGCACCGCGACCGTGGCGCGCTGGCTGAAGAAGGCCGGCGAGGCGGTGAAGGCCGACGAGCCGCTGGTGGAGCTGGAGACCGACAAGGTCACGGTCGAGGTCAACGCGCCGGAGGCCGGCGTGCTGGAGGCGATCGCGGCCGACGAAGGTGCCGAGGTCGAGGTCGGCGCGCTGCTCGGCTCCATCGCCGCGGGTTCCGGCGCCGCGGCCGCCAAGCCGGCGGCCGCCCCCGCCGCGCCGGCGGCTCCGAAGGTCGAGGAGCCGCGCCCGGCCTCCGGCCCCGTGTCCCGGCCAGGCGGCGTGGAGACGCCGACCAAGGCCTCCGAACACGCGCCACTGCCCGCCGCCGCCAAGATGATGGCGGAGAAGGGCGTGTCCGCCGAGCAGATCGGCGCGGGCACGGCCAAGGACGGCCGCATCTCCAAGGGCGACGTCCAGGCTTTCCTGAGCCGCCCGGTCTCCGAGCCGTCGAAGCCCGCCGCGCCGAAGGCGCCGCGCGCGCCGCAGGCTGGCGAGGAGCGGGTGAAGATGACCCGCCTGCGCAAGACCATCGCCAACCGGCTGAAGGAGGCGCAGAACACCGCCGCCATGCTGACCACCTTCAACGAGGTGGACATGTCGGCCGTGATGGCGCTGCGTGCCGAGTACAAGGACGCCTTCGAGAAGAAGCAGGGCACGAAGCTCGGCTTCATGTCCTTCTTCGTGAAGGCCTGCGTCGCCGCGCTGCAGGAATGGCCGGCGGTGAACGCCGAGATCGACGGTGACGACGTCGTCTACAAGAACTTCGTGAACATGGGCATCGCGGTCGGCGGGCCCAACGGCCTCGTCGTGCCGGTGCTGCGCAACGCGCAGGATCTGAGCTTCGCGGAGATCGAGAAGGCGATCGCGGGCTTCGGCAAGCGTGCCCGTGACGGCTCGCTGAAGCTGGACGAGCTGGCCGGTGGTTCCTTCACCATCACCAATGGCGGCATCTACGGCTCGCTGATGAGCACGCCGATCCTGAACCCGCCGCAGTCGGGCATCCTGGGCATGCACAAGATCCAGGAGCGCCCGATGGTGGTGGGCGGCAAGATCGAGATCCGCCCGATGATGTACCTGGCGCTGAGCTACGACCACCGGATCGTGGACGGCAAGGAGGCGGTGAGCTTCCTGGTCCGCGTGAAGGAAGGCATCGAGGACCCGCGCCGCCTGATGCTGGGCGTCTGA
- a CDS encoding LLM class flavin-dependent oxidoreductase, protein MTRQLHLGAFMRPVAIHTGAWRYPGAWPDANFNFAHLRHLARRLEEAKFDAFFMADHLAVLDMPVRALKRSHTVTSFEPFTLLSALAGATERIGLVATASTTFDEPYHIARRFASLDHLSGGRAGWNIVTTANPDAALNFGQDTQMEHDARYDRAREFYDVVTGLWDSFADDAFLRDAESGIYFDPERMHVLDHHGPYLNVRGPLNIARPVQGWPVIVQAGASEAGRQLAAETAEVVFGASPNLEAGKSFYRDVKGRMERLGRDPDHLKILPAAFLVVADSIEEAQAERHRLDSLVHYDSGIASLNGMLGHDVSGYDPDGPLPEIPETNASRSARERMIELARRENLSIRQLAQRAGSYAGLAFAGTPRSVADEMEQWLVERGSDGFNVMFSWLPGGLEAVVRKLVPELQRRGIFRRDYAGATLREHLGLPRPGNRFFPG, encoded by the coding sequence ATGACCCGACAACTGCATCTGGGCGCCTTCATGCGCCCCGTGGCCATCCATACGGGCGCCTGGCGCTATCCGGGGGCCTGGCCGGATGCGAACTTCAACTTCGCGCATCTGCGCCATCTCGCGCGCCGGCTGGAGGAGGCGAAGTTCGACGCCTTCTTCATGGCGGATCATCTGGCGGTGCTGGACATGCCGGTGCGGGCGCTGAAGCGTAGCCACACCGTCACCTCCTTCGAGCCTTTCACGCTGCTCTCCGCCCTGGCCGGGGCGACGGAGCGGATCGGGCTGGTGGCGACGGCCTCGACCACCTTCGACGAGCCCTATCACATCGCCCGGCGCTTCGCCTCGCTCGACCATCTCAGCGGCGGCCGGGCGGGGTGGAACATCGTCACCACGGCGAACCCGGATGCGGCGCTGAATTTCGGGCAGGACACGCAGATGGAGCACGATGCACGCTACGACCGCGCGCGCGAGTTCTATGACGTCGTGACCGGTCTCTGGGACAGTTTCGCCGACGATGCCTTCCTCCGTGACGCGGAAAGCGGGATCTATTTCGATCCGGAGCGGATGCATGTGCTGGATCATCACGGGCCTTATCTGAATGTGCGCGGGCCGCTGAACATCGCGCGGCCGGTGCAGGGCTGGCCCGTCATCGTGCAGGCGGGCGCCTCCGAGGCGGGGCGGCAGCTCGCGGCTGAGACGGCGGAAGTGGTGTTCGGCGCATCGCCCAATCTGGAGGCGGGCAAGAGCTTCTACCGTGACGTGAAGGGGCGCATGGAGAGGCTGGGGCGGGACCCGGACCACCTGAAGATCCTGCCCGCGGCCTTTCTGGTCGTGGCGGACAGCATCGAGGAAGCACAGGCGGAACGGCACCGGCTGGATTCGCTGGTGCATTACGACAGCGGCATCGCTTCGCTGAACGGGATGCTGGGCCACGACGTTTCCGGCTACGATCCGGACGGGCCGCTACCCGAGATCCCGGAAACCAATGCCAGCCGCAGCGCGCGGGAGCGGATGATCGAGCTGGCGCGGCGGGAGAACCTGTCCATCCGGCAACTCGCCCAACGGGCCGGCAGCTATGCGGGCCTGGCCTTCGCCGGCACACCCCGCTCCGTCGCGGACGAGATGGAGCAGTGGCTTGTGGAGCGCGGTTCCGACGGGTTCAACGTCATGTTCTCCTGGCTCCCCGGCGGGCTGGAGGCCGTGGTGCGGAAGCTGGTGCCGGAACTGCAGCGGCGCGGAATCTTCCGGCGCGACTATGCCGGGGCGACGCTGCGCGAGCATCTCGGCCTGCCACGCCCGGGGAATCGGTTCTTTCCGGGGTGA
- a CDS encoding ABC transporter ATP-binding protein — MSAVLQFAPPGVLLRVSEVTRSFKAPRGGRVQALRGVSLTVRRGEVLGIVGESGCGKSTLARLLVGLDSPDGGQVSFGEEDLAALRGAARRRFHRRAQMVFQDPHTSLNPRLTVGETLGEALRVHGIVPVGQIAGRVSELLASVNLPPEAATRRPHEFSGGQRQRIGIARALAVEPEMIVADEPVSALDVSVQAGVVNLFAELRERLGLTLVFITHDLRLVRHLTERVAVMYLGKVVEEGPTKRLFAAPRHPYTRALLSAVPRLDPSAAPRPAPISGEVPSPLAPPSGCAFHTRCPVAQFPRCSADVPELTVRQGPWPVACHFPG; from the coding sequence TTGAGCGCCGTCCTCCAGTTCGCGCCGCCGGGCGTGTTGCTGCGCGTCAGCGAGGTCACGCGCAGCTTCAAGGCGCCGCGCGGCGGGCGGGTGCAGGCGCTGCGCGGCGTGTCGCTCACGGTGCGCCGGGGCGAGGTGCTCGGCATCGTGGGCGAGTCCGGCTGTGGCAAGTCCACCCTGGCGCGGCTGCTGGTCGGCCTGGATTCCCCCGATGGCGGGCAGGTGAGCTTCGGCGAGGAGGACCTGGCCGCCCTGCGCGGCGCCGCGCGCCGGCGCTTCCATCGCCGGGCGCAGATGGTGTTCCAGGACCCGCACACCTCGCTGAACCCGCGCCTGACCGTGGGGGAGACCCTGGGCGAGGCGCTGCGCGTCCACGGCATCGTCCCGGTCGGGCAGATCGCCGGGCGGGTGTCGGAGCTCCTGGCCTCAGTGAACCTGCCGCCCGAGGCGGCCACGCGCCGGCCCCACGAATTCTCCGGCGGCCAGCGGCAGCGCATCGGCATCGCCCGCGCCCTGGCGGTGGAACCCGAGATGATCGTGGCCGACGAGCCGGTCTCGGCCCTCGACGTCTCCGTGCAGGCCGGCGTGGTGAACCTCTTCGCGGAGTTGCGCGAGCGGCTGGGCCTCACCCTGGTCTTCATCACCCATGACCTGCGGCTGGTGCGCCACCTCACCGAGCGCGTGGCGGTGATGTATCTGGGCAAGGTGGTGGAGGAAGGGCCGACGAAGCGGCTCTTCGCCGCACCGCGCCATCCCTATACCCGCGCCCTGCTTTCCGCCGTGCCGCGCCTCGACCCTTCCGCCGCCCCGCGCCCGGCGCCCATTTCCGGCGAAGTACCCAGCCCCCTCGCCCCACCCTCCGGCTGCGCCTTCCACACCCGCTGCCCGGTCGCGCAGTTCCCGCGCTGTTCGGCGGATGTGCCGGAACTGACCGTCCGCCAGGGCCCCTGGCCGGTGGCCTGCCACTTCCCGGGATAG
- a CDS encoding ABC transporter ATP-binding protein, with protein MAGTLTSPGTAALPAAGEGLRVRGLRVAMGPLPIVHGVDLAVAPGEILGLVGESGSGKSVSLRAIPNLLPPRARISGEVLWNGRDLLSLPPRALHQVRGREVAMIFQEPGLALNPVMTVGAQIDESLQAHFPRLGRPARRERAEQLLAEVGIPSPRERLGSYPHEFSGGMRQRAMIAIALAPGPRLLLADEPTTALDVTVQDGILRLLRRLVEEHHMAMILVTHDLGVVAETCDRVSVMYAGRVVESGPAVGLFAHPRHAYTAALLGAMLGEEAEGAKLRPVPGTPPSPLRMPPGCAFAPRCTWRMTGCEAGVPALEPVEPDHMAACLAADLLPPRWMEQDR; from the coding sequence ATGGCGGGCACCCTGACGTCGCCCGGAACCGCCGCCCTGCCCGCTGCCGGCGAAGGGCTGCGGGTGCGCGGCCTTCGCGTCGCCATGGGCCCCCTGCCGATCGTGCATGGCGTCGATCTCGCCGTGGCGCCGGGCGAGATCCTGGGTCTGGTGGGGGAAAGCGGCAGCGGCAAGAGCGTGTCCCTGCGCGCCATCCCGAACCTGCTTCCCCCCAGGGCCCGCATCTCCGGCGAGGTGCTGTGGAACGGCCGGGACCTGCTGTCCCTGCCGCCGCGCGCCCTGCATCAGGTGCGGGGGCGGGAGGTCGCGATGATCTTCCAGGAACCCGGGCTGGCGCTGAACCCGGTGATGACCGTGGGCGCGCAGATCGACGAGAGCCTGCAGGCGCATTTCCCACGCCTCGGCCGGCCCGCCCGGCGCGAGCGGGCGGAACAGCTCCTGGCCGAGGTCGGCATCCCCAGCCCGCGCGAACGCCTGGGCTCCTACCCGCACGAATTCTCCGGCGGCATGCGCCAGCGCGCGATGATCGCCATCGCCCTGGCCCCCGGCCCCCGCCTGCTGCTGGCCGACGAGCCGACCACGGCGCTCGACGTCACGGTGCAGGATGGCATCCTGCGCCTGCTGCGCCGGCTGGTGGAAGAGCACCACATGGCCATGATCCTGGTCACGCACGATCTGGGCGTGGTGGCCGAGACCTGTGACCGGGTCTCGGTGATGTATGCGGGGCGGGTGGTGGAGAGCGGCCCGGCGGTCGGCCTCTTCGCCCATCCGCGCCACGCCTATACCGCGGCGCTGCTGGGCGCCATGCTGGGCGAGGAGGCGGAAGGCGCGAAGCTCCGCCCCGTGCCCGGCACGCCGCCCTCGCCGCTGCGGATGCCGCCCGGCTGTGCCTTCGCCCCCCGCTGCACCTGGCGGATGACCGGCTGCGAGGCCGGTGTGCCGGCGCTGGAGCCCGTGGAGCCGGACCATATGGCCGCCTGCCTCGCCGCCGACCTCCTGCCGCCACGCTGGATGGAGCAGGACCGTTGA
- a CDS encoding ABC transporter permease, protein MKALMLGGAILGVVALCALAPQLIAPYDPLFFDYNALMAPPSWEHPFGTDQFGRDVLSRTVWAARVDLEIAVLAVAGPMAVGGFLGLMAGYLGGVADTLLGRAMDLVVTFPFLVLVIAIVAVLGPGLTNMYIAIAIAGWVPYARLMRGEVAVVAATDHVTAARGLGYGTTRILGRHVLPNAVRPVLAYAVSDMALAILLGSSLGYLGLGAQPPEAEWGVLVADGKNFLTQAPWIALFPGIAVVICGLGFSLLGDGLADRMDIRR, encoded by the coding sequence ATGAAGGCACTGATGCTCGGCGGTGCGATCCTCGGGGTCGTGGCGCTCTGCGCCCTGGCACCGCAGCTCATCGCGCCATACGACCCGCTCTTCTTCGACTACAACGCGCTGATGGCGCCGCCTTCCTGGGAGCATCCCTTCGGCACCGACCAGTTCGGCCGCGACGTCCTCTCCCGCACCGTCTGGGCCGCGCGGGTGGATCTGGAGATCGCCGTGCTCGCCGTGGCCGGACCCATGGCGGTCGGCGGCTTCCTCGGCCTGATGGCGGGCTATCTCGGCGGCGTCGCCGACACGCTGCTGGGCCGCGCCATGGACCTCGTGGTCACCTTCCCCTTCCTGGTGCTGGTGATCGCCATCGTCGCCGTGCTCGGCCCGGGCCTGACCAACATGTACATCGCCATCGCCATCGCCGGCTGGGTCCCCTATGCCCGGCTGATGCGGGGCGAGGTCGCGGTGGTGGCGGCCACGGACCATGTCACGGCTGCCCGCGGCCTGGGCTACGGCACCACCCGCATCCTCGGCCGCCATGTCCTGCCCAACGCGGTGCGGCCGGTCCTGGCCTATGCGGTCTCCGACATGGCGTTGGCCATCCTGCTGGGCTCATCCCTCGGCTATCTCGGCCTCGGCGCCCAGCCACCGGAGGCGGAATGGGGGGTGCTGGTGGCGGACGGCAAGAACTTCCTGACCCAGGCGCCCTGGATCGCGCTCTTCCCCGGCATCGCCGTGGTGATCTGCGGCCTCGGCTTCTCCCTCCTGGGCGACGGGCTGGCGGACCGCATGGACATCCGGCGTTGA
- a CDS encoding ABC transporter permease, with protein MLRYALRRIGQMLPTLALAVVAVFFLARAMPGDAVSAMLGERGTDEALARITAELGLDRSVPEQLWSYVTLLAHGNLGMSIGARVPVLQLVAERLPATLLLTLMAIILSLLLSLPLAFIAALRAGRWQDVAVRSGLQVGLSAPIFFLGLLLLTLFAAQWRLFPVGGYGDTPLEHVYHLFLPALTLALSFTAVATRSLRASLLGTLRAEHVAFARSKGLPESAVMRSHVLRPAAAATVSLVGLQIGGLLGGAVITESVFAIPGVGRLMVDSIFARDYPVVQGLTLVLAVLVSLTFLATDLTVAWLDPRATQRRRP; from the coding sequence GTGCTGCGCTACGCCCTGCGCCGCATCGGCCAGATGCTGCCGACCCTCGCCCTGGCGGTGGTCGCGGTCTTCTTCCTGGCGCGCGCCATGCCGGGCGATGCCGTCTCCGCCATGCTGGGCGAGCGCGGCACCGACGAGGCCCTGGCGCGCATCACCGCCGAGCTGGGGCTGGACCGCTCGGTGCCGGAGCAGCTCTGGTCCTATGTGACCCTGCTGGCCCACGGTAATCTGGGCATGTCGATCGGCGCGCGGGTGCCGGTGCTGCAACTGGTGGCGGAACGCCTGCCCGCCACGCTGCTGCTGACGCTGATGGCGATCATCCTGTCGCTGCTGCTCAGCCTGCCGCTGGCCTTCATCGCCGCGCTGCGCGCCGGGCGGTGGCAGGATGTGGCGGTGCGCAGCGGCCTCCAGGTCGGTCTCAGCGCGCCGATCTTCTTCCTCGGCCTGCTGCTGCTCACCCTTTTCGCGGCGCAGTGGCGGCTCTTTCCGGTGGGCGGCTATGGCGACACGCCGCTGGAGCATGTCTATCACCTTTTCCTGCCCGCGCTGACGCTGGCTCTCTCCTTCACCGCCGTGGCGACGCGTTCGCTGCGCGCCTCGCTGCTCGGCACGCTGCGGGCGGAACATGTGGCCTTCGCCCGCTCCAAGGGCCTGCCGGAATCCGCGGTGATGCGCTCCCACGTCCTGCGCCCGGCAGCCGCGGCCACGGTCTCCCTGGTCGGGCTGCAGATCGGTGGGCTGCTGGGCGGCGCGGTGATCACCGAGAGCGTCTTCGCCATCCCCGGCGTCGGGCGGCTGATGGTGGACAGCATCTTCGCCCGCGATTACCCGGTGGTGCAGGGGCTGACCCTGGTGCTGGCGGTGCTGGTCTCGCTGACCTTCCTGGCGACCGACCTCACCGTCGCCTGGCTCGATCCGCGCGCGACGCAGCGGAGGCGCCCATGA
- a CDS encoding ABC transporter substrate-binding protein, with the protein MTHAFELTRRSLMAGFATLAVAAPALPGQALAQSGTAAGQGPGAPSSAIRGGRMVFGRYTDSQFLDPVTTELNADIWVLTNLFDTLLSPSPDGKGLQPGLATEWKWSDDRLALDLTLRPGVKFADGSDLTPADVAWSLDRARGTGAWKDLIGSIAAIEPGEGRVTIRLSHPDATLLAALATFNTGIMPRKLVEAAPGATVEDKMKSFAEKPVGSGPFVLVSWQRGQTMLLRRNPHHWRMAGDGKPLPYLDELRFDIVPDDATRLLKLKAGELDGTEFVPYARVRELQNDPSLRMELWPSTRIRYIGLNCRPEYKGKKNPMADARVRRAINHAVNKDAIIAITTQGLGKPMRSFMSSTTPLFSGPASGALYPYDLAKAKALMTEAGYADGFEVSCQTVSGNQDDVNDLTAIQQMLAAIRIKVTIEQLDNATKVARYRAGDFQLRTALWTNDIADPAQIASYFAYYPNVENVRSGYRDPRLDELYLASSKETDLEKRTAMYQEIQKIYAEAAPILFLYETPYPVAFRRQATGFVQIPLGNNLFAEAAVQH; encoded by the coding sequence ATGACCCACGCTTTCGAACTGACCCGACGCTCCCTCATGGCCGGCTTCGCGACGCTGGCCGTGGCGGCCCCGGCCCTGCCCGGCCAGGCGCTGGCCCAATCCGGGACCGCGGCCGGGCAGGGTCCCGGGGCCCCCTCCTCGGCCATCCGCGGGGGGCGCATGGTCTTCGGCCGCTACACGGACAGCCAGTTCCTGGACCCGGTGACCACCGAGCTGAACGCCGATATCTGGGTCCTCACCAACCTCTTCGACACGCTCCTCTCCCCCAGCCCGGACGGCAAGGGGCTGCAACCGGGCCTGGCCACGGAATGGAAGTGGAGCGACGACCGGCTCGCCCTGGATCTGACGCTCCGCCCCGGCGTGAAGTTCGCCGATGGCAGCGACCTCACCCCGGCGGATGTGGCCTGGTCGCTCGACCGCGCCCGCGGCACCGGCGCCTGGAAGGACCTGATCGGCTCGATCGCGGCCATCGAGCCGGGCGAAGGCCGGGTCACGATCCGGCTCAGCCATCCGGACGCCACGCTCCTGGCTGCGCTGGCCACCTTCAACACCGGCATCATGCCGCGGAAGCTGGTCGAGGCGGCCCCGGGCGCCACGGTGGAAGACAAGATGAAGTCCTTCGCCGAGAAGCCGGTCGGCAGCGGCCCCTTCGTCCTGGTTTCCTGGCAGCGCGGCCAGACCATGCTGCTGCGGCGCAACCCGCATCACTGGCGCATGGCCGGGGACGGCAAGCCTCTGCCCTATCTGGACGAGCTGCGCTTCGACATCGTGCCAGACGACGCCACCCGCCTGCTGAAGCTCAAGGCGGGGGAGCTGGATGGCACGGAATTCGTGCCCTATGCCCGGGTGAGGGAGCTGCAGAACGACCCCTCGCTGCGGATGGAACTCTGGCCCTCCACCCGCATCCGCTATATCGGCCTGAACTGCCGCCCGGAATACAAGGGGAAGAAGAACCCGATGGCCGATGCGCGGGTGCGCCGGGCCATCAACCATGCGGTGAACAAGGACGCGATCATCGCGATCACCACGCAGGGGCTGGGCAAGCCCATGCGTTCCTTCATGTCCTCCACCACGCCCCTCTTCAGCGGCCCGGCCTCGGGCGCCCTCTACCCCTATGACCTGGCGAAGGCCAAGGCGCTGATGACCGAAGCGGGCTATGCCGACGGCTTCGAGGTGAGCTGCCAGACCGTCTCCGGCAACCAGGACGATGTGAACGACCTGACCGCGATCCAGCAGATGCTGGCCGCGATCAGGATCAAGGTGACGATTGAGCAGCTCGACAACGCCACCAAGGTCGCCCGCTACCGCGCCGGCGACTTCCAGCTCCGCACCGCGCTCTGGACCAACGACATCGCCGACCCGGCGCAGATCGCCTCCTACTTCGCCTACTACCCGAATGTGGAGAATGTGCGCTCCGGCTACCGCGACCCGAGGCTGGACGAGCTCTACCTCGCCAGCAGCAAGGAGACGGATCTGGAGAAGCGCACCGCGATGTACCAGGAGATCCAGAAGATCTACGCCGAGGCCGCGCCGATCCTCTTCCTCTACGAGACCCCTTACCCGGTCGCCTTCCGCAGGCAGGCCACCGGCTTCGTGCAGATCCCGTTGGGCAACAACCTCTTCGCGGAAGCCGCGGTCCAGCACTGA
- a CDS encoding MFS family transporter: MDSGAIVVGEPHEVRKRVMAIVGASSGNLVEWYDFYTYAFTALYFAHAFFPSGNQTVALLQAAAVFAIGFLMRPIGGWLFGRLGDRKGRKFSMLVSVLMMCGGSLLIAILPTYETIGIAAPLLLLLARMTQGLSVGGEYGTVATYMSEVATSKNRGFYSSFQYVTLIGGQLLAVLVVVILEFLITADEMRAWGWRIPFLIGAATAVIALYLRRSLHETSTEKTRNAKGAGTLRALLDHPRSFLTVLGLTAGGSLPFYTFTTYMQKYLVNTTGFPVKTVSLVMTAALFLYMCMQPIFGAISDRFGRKNLLLVYGVAGILTTIPLLNALGTASSPAVALGLLLIALAIISCYTSISGVLKAELFPAEVRALGVGLSYAIGNAVFGGSAEYVALSFKNAGVESYFAWYVTFMLVVALISVILMPDMQKKGFMRDEHSR, from the coding sequence ATGGATAGCGGCGCAATCGTTGTCGGCGAGCCTCATGAGGTCCGCAAACGCGTCATGGCGATCGTCGGCGCCTCCTCCGGCAATCTGGTCGAATGGTACGATTTCTACACCTACGCCTTCACCGCGCTGTACTTCGCGCATGCCTTCTTCCCCAGCGGCAACCAGACCGTGGCTCTTCTGCAGGCGGCGGCGGTCTTTGCCATCGGCTTCCTGATGCGCCCCATCGGCGGTTGGCTCTTCGGCCGGCTGGGTGACCGCAAGGGGCGCAAGTTCTCGATGCTGGTCTCGGTGCTCATGATGTGCGGCGGCTCGCTGCTGATCGCGATCCTGCCGACCTATGAGACCATCGGCATCGCGGCGCCCCTGCTGCTGCTGCTCGCCCGCATGACCCAGGGCCTCTCGGTGGGCGGCGAATACGGCACCGTCGCGACCTATATGAGCGAGGTCGCCACCTCTAAGAACCGCGGCTTCTACTCGTCCTTCCAGTACGTCACGCTGATCGGCGGCCAGCTTCTCGCCGTGCTGGTGGTGGTGATCCTGGAATTTCTCATCACGGCCGATGAGATGCGCGCCTGGGGCTGGCGCATCCCCTTCCTGATCGGCGCCGCCACGGCGGTGATCGCCCTCTACCTGCGCCGCTCGCTGCACGAGACCTCGACGGAGAAGACGCGGAACGCCAAGGGCGCGGGCACGCTGCGGGCCCTGCTGGACCACCCGCGCTCCTTCCTGACGGTGCTGGGCCTGACCGCCGGCGGCAGCCTGCCCTTCTACACCTTCACCACCTACATGCAGAAATATCTGGTCAACACCACCGGCTTCCCGGTGAAGACCGTGAGCCTCGTGATGACCGCGGCGCTCTTCCTCTACATGTGCATGCAGCCGATCTTCGGCGCGATCTCGGACCGTTTCGGCCGCAAGAACCTGCTGCTGGTCTATGGCGTCGCGGGCATCCTCACCACCATCCCGCTGCTGAACGCGCTGGGGACCGCCTCCTCCCCCGCCGTCGCCCTGGGGCTGCTGCTGATCGCCCTGGCCATCATCAGTTGCTACACCTCCATCAGCGGCGTGCTGAAGGCGGAACTTTTCCCCGCCGAGGTCCGCGCCCTGGGCGTCGGCCTCTCCTATGCCATCGGCAATGCCGTGTTCGGCGGCTCGGCGGAATATGTCGCCCTCAGCTTCAAGAACGCCGGCGTGGAGAGCTACTTCGCCTGGTACGTCACCTTCATGCTGGTGGTCGCCCTGATCTCCGTGATCCTGATGCCGGACATGCAGAAGAAGGGCTTCATGCGGGACGAGCACAGCCGCTGA
- a CDS encoding metal ABC transporter substrate-binding protein produces MRRRTALLLAPALLSLGGILATGKARAQAPAPSSPRRLDVVASFSILGDMVQQIGGDRVAVRTLVGPGGDAHTYQPRPSDAAAIRSAGLVVRNGLGFEPWLDRLVRSSATKAPIATASQGVTPRKMMEEGHGHSHEATDPHAWQDLRNGQTYAGNIAEALAAADPGGADLYRRNAAAFRARLASLDTWVREQIATVPAERRIVVTSHDAFGYFGAAYGVRFEAPQGMSTESEPSAAQVAALIRQVRAQHVTAVFIENMTNPALLERLARDAGAKVQGELFSDSLSPPDGPAATYEAMFRHNVGLLVPAMRG; encoded by the coding sequence ATGCGCCGCCGCACCGCCTTGCTCCTGGCCCCCGCCCTCCTGTCCCTGGGCGGCATCCTCGCCACCGGGAAGGCCCGGGCGCAGGCCCCGGCCCCGTCATCCCCCAGGCGCCTGGATGTCGTGGCGTCCTTCTCCATCCTGGGCGACATGGTGCAGCAGATCGGCGGCGACCGGGTGGCCGTCCGCACCCTGGTCGGCCCTGGCGGCGATGCCCACACCTACCAGCCCCGCCCCTCCGACGCCGCGGCGATCCGCTCCGCCGGGCTCGTGGTCCGCAACGGCCTCGGTTTCGAGCCCTGGCTGGACCGGCTGGTCCGCTCCTCCGCCACCAAGGCTCCCATCGCGACAGCCAGCCAGGGCGTGACCCCGCGGAAGATGATGGAGGAAGGCCATGGCCACAGCCACGAGGCGACCGACCCGCATGCCTGGCAGGACCTGCGGAATGGCCAGACCTATGCCGGCAACATCGCGGAGGCCCTCGCCGCGGCGGATCCCGGCGGGGCCGACCTCTACCGCCGCAACGCCGCGGCCTTCCGGGCACGCCTCGCCAGCCTGGACACATGGGTACGGGAACAGATCGCGACCGTGCCGGCGGAACGCCGCATCGTGGTCACCAGCCACGACGCCTTCGGCTATTTCGGCGCTGCCTATGGCGTGCGCTTCGAAGCGCCACAGGGCATGAGCACGGAAAGCGAACCCTCCGCCGCTCAGGTCGCCGCCCTGATCCGGCAGGTGCGGGCACAGCATGTCACCGCCGTCTTCATCGAGAACATGACCAATCCCGCCCTCCTGGAGCGCCTGGCCCGGGATGCCGGCGCCAAGGTGCAGGGCGAGTTGTTCTCCGACTCCCTTTCACCCCCGGACGGGCCGGCCGCCACCTACGAGGCCATGTTCCGGCACAATGTCGGGCTGCTGGTGCCCGCGATGCGCGGCTGA